In Citrus sinensis cultivar Valencia sweet orange chromosome 4, DVS_A1.0, whole genome shotgun sequence, one DNA window encodes the following:
- the LOC102626911 gene encoding uncharacterized protein LOC102626911, whose protein sequence is MSRKSRGFGAEKSLSPEEQQAKINEVRKIIGPIADKYPVLCSDESISRYLRARNWHTKKASKMLVESVKWRLEYKPEKIVWEDVAREAETGKLYRANFCDKLGRPVLIMRPGFQNSSSTEGQIKYLVYCMENAIMNLNPDREQMVWLIDFQGWTMGSVSVKVTRETANVLQNHYPERLGLAILYNPPKVFESFWTVVKPFLEPKTYKKVRFAYSNDPQSQKIMEALFDINKLDSSFGGRSRVGFDYEAFGQLMRADDKKKSDLMNSGCSVPTDHLLVASQSSQSESLTSDHCSDDSDNELDEATSTLEDVDEKVPGLKLGYDDVPKSEAAMAKQVQ, encoded by the exons ATGTCGAGAAAATCACGTGGATTTGGAGCAGAGAAATCTCTGTCGCCTGAAGAGCAGCAAGCCAAA ATAAATGAGGTTAGAAAGATTATTGGTCCTATTGCTGATAAATATCCAGTACTTTGTTCGGACGAATCAATATCAAGGTACCTCAGAGCAAGGAACTGGCATACAAAGAAGGCAAGCAAAATGTTAGTAGAAAGCGTGAAGTGGAGGCTGGAATACAAGCCAGAGAAGATCGTATGG GAAGATGTTGCTCGAGAAGCAGAAACAGGGAAACTTTACAGAGCTAATTTCTGTGACAAATTAGGAAGACCTGTTCTTATAATGAGGCCAGGTTTCCAG AATTCAAGCTCAACAGAGGGGCAGATCAAGTACTTGGTGTATTGCATGGAAAATGCTATAATGAATTTGAACCCTGATAGGGAGCAAATGGTGTGGCTAATTGATTTTCAAGGGTGGACAATGGGGAGTGTGTCAGTAAAAGTGACTCGGGAAACAGCTAATGTGTTGCAAAATCATTACCCTGAGAGATTGGGCCTGGCAATCCTCTATAATCCCCCAAAAGTATTCGAATCTTTTTGGACG GTGGTGAAACCATTCCTTGAGCCAAAGACATACAAGAAAGTGAGGTTTGCCTATTCTAACGATCCTCAGAGCCAGAAAATAATGGAAGCCCTctttgatattaataaattggaTTCTTCTTTTGGGGGAAGAAGCAGAGTTGGGTTTGATTATGAAGCATTTGGGCAGCTTATGAGGGCTGATGATAAGAAAAAGTCTGATTTAATGAACTCTGGATGCTCAGTACCAACTGACCATCTATTAGTTGCATCTCAGTCATCACAATCCGAGTCATTGACATCAGACCACTGTTCGGATGACTCTGATAACGAGTTAGATGAGGCAACTTCCACCTTGGAGGATGTTGATGAGAAAGTACCGGGGCTGAAACTCGGCTATGATGATGTTCCAAAGAGTGAAGCTGCAATGGCGAAACAAGTACAATGA
- the LOC102626622 gene encoding ribose-phosphate pyrophosphokinase 1 isoform X1 produces MASILQSAFTYSTSLSFICNCSKRNSFRVRCNVIEPLKYDNGPPCISILNNNLLDSKFHLGNTMIKNDTRLRIFSGTANPALSQEISCYMGLDLGKIKIKRFADGEIYVQLQESVRGCHVFLVQPSCPPANENIMELLVMIDACRRASAKNITAVIPYFGYARADRKTQGRESIAAKLVANLITEAGANRVLACDLHSGQSMGYFDIPVDHVYGQPVILDYLASKAISSDDLVVVSPDVGGVARARAFAKKLSDAPLAIVDKRRQGHNVAEVMNLIGDVKGRVAVMVDDMIDTAGTISKGAALLHQEGAREVYACSTHAVFSPPAIERLSSGLFQEVIITNTIPVSEQNYFPQLTILSVANLLGETIWRVHDDCSDGYEPYSSLGID; encoded by the exons atggcttcAATTCTGCAATCAGCATTCACTTATTCAACAAGCCTGAGTTTCATCTGCAACTGCAGCAAGCGTAATTCGTTCCGAGTA AGGTGTAATGTGATTGAGCCCTTGAAGTATGACAATGGACCTCCTTGCATTTCGATCCTTAATAACAACCTTTTGGATTCAAAATTCCATTTAGGTAATACAATGATCAAGAACGACACCAGACTCCGTATATTTTCTGGCACTGCTAATCCCGCACTCTCTCAG GAAATTTCCTGCTACATGGGTTTGGATTTgggaaaaattaagataaagcGTTTTGCGGATGGAGAGATATATGTTCAGTTACAAGAAAGTGTTAGGGGGTGTCATGTGTTTCTTGTACAGCCTTCTTGTCCACCTGCGAATGAGAATATCATGGAGCTTCTCGTAATGATTGATGCCTGTCGAAGAGCTTCAGCCAAAAATATTACTGCTGTCATTCCGTATTTTGGGTATGCACGAGCTGACAGAAAG ACTCAAGGGCGTGAATCCATTGCGGCCAAACTTGTTGCAAATCTAATAACTGAGGCTGGTGCAAACCGTGTGCTTGCCTGTGATCTTCATTCTGGACAGTCTATGGGTTATTTTGACATTCCTGTGGATCATGTATACGGTCAG CCGGTGATACTTGACTACCTGGCCAGTAAGGCTATAAGTTCTGATGATTTAGTAGTGGTTTCACCGGATGTTGGAGGTGTTGCTAGAGCACGTGCGTTTGCCAAAAAATTATCAGATGCTCCTCTAGCAATTGTTGATAAAAGACGTCAGGGGCACAATGTTGCAGAG GTGATGAATTTAATTGGTGATGTGAAGGGAAGGGTGGCTGTTATGGTGGACGACATGATTGACACAGCTG GAACAATTTCCAAAGGTGCAGCTCTGCTACATCAAGAGGGGGCTAGGGAAGTCTATGCATGTAGTACACATGCTGTTTTTAG TCCCCCAGCAATCGAGAGGTTGTCAAGCGGTCTGTTTCAAGAGGTGATCATAACAAATACCATTCCCGTGTCAGAGCAGAATTATTTCCCACAGTTGACGATTCTGTCAGTTGCAAACCTTCTTGGGGAGACCATATGGCGGGTACATGATGATTGCTCG GATGGCTATGAACCGTACTCAAGCTTGGGAATCGACTGA
- the LOC102627381 gene encoding uncharacterized protein LOC102627381 translates to MGVDAMRIGVQMRKVMSFSMRTCYGLVCNHPFLVGFMCFLIFLYRSSPFVFSLLVSASPVLVCAAVLLGTLLSFGQPNIPEIEKEEKVTTTREIASLKTGVVEDDTVVTGDEHVSFETLERYVGKGSDIVENDLDDSILVDGKGIEVQEDGGLVNRMLFINVNSREMQFEKQAVEEVARESNDLLAFEKNGEVHEEKPQIEGKLIDGEVLDNLDSNNGLNGIENPVVEDGKIPEELISTLKKDQLVSTPDSSLIDTLKEDQPDSAPRSSLIDAHKEDQPDSAPGSSLIDALKEDHLGSAPGSSSIDALKEDHLGSAPGSSSIDALKEDHLGSAPGSSLIDALKEDHFAFAPGSFLIDALKEDELGSAPALSWRRLEEDYGEGNGADGDESLDSGSDGAESSSPDASMADIMPMLDELHPLLQLEAPRPACGSHDGSDTGSERLHKSDDESLDSEEDTDNQGESVDSEEDTDNQGEGEDDNDDDEEEGVTTKGEKEDESKSVIKWTEVDQKNLMDLGTSELERNQRLENLIARRRARKIMRLMAEKNLIDLESSDLPFSIPPIATTRRNPFELPDDTYDDMAIPGSAPSVLLPSRNPFDLPYDSNEEKPDLKGDSFQQEFSALQQKEPVYRRNETFSIGPSVLGGSRHERQDFKWRPYFLPERFLSEEGTGYPSFQRQLSEVSESKLSSLPDSESVNSAVDEDDRKSNEQVPEQFSSEGMSYATLQRQISVISESKASSVPDTESVSSAVDEDDKKLNEPDDSRETEGISNIDHGANHVECGSKSSGEDSLDIEPAGNRDVHRDEVVITLGNVENLQENEPSFSELKENESHLEAEAEAEPGEENSSRSSYSSLSEVDEYISDARKEEGLTTLEKNANVIEESGVSTHTLPESSEFQFMSEVVERREPVYDSSPPGMERFLSFTSISSDTQLEISEMTSLPVLLECVEKESEAHSEDTDKNSAGFEEICASPSQVNAVDENESVVREVAFTEASELDVKEVRSSGGVPNFGDDKESVVSSFSSDTGPSEDYTVYRGERYFPDKKQVVSSSHDSDILVGVRQNPYELDSAAPSADSRLSAIEGQVPSMVFGHVLVQPSASASETETVEERAKDKVDLVQRDQDDVNLSRSSDKLLLEEGMADKDRDLQHDADEAHLSKLDADINDDDYQDVVQEQDPPVVTDPVPMIHLSLSSSEADHVLELSSDTKETHQLEEAQSSLLEKNDSGLHQDMDANGVSANFSNEDVPSGEKSSSELKKQLSWSDKSPSYDLIQQAPTILMESIKEVNVANNENASDDHNHEDKTLKSSSHLTSGSPSTPFESPELRSPRGEEVNMVNGNAFKIHDDKPKTEKKSASLTSDSCSTTPFESPEDQSPGGEDIEEDILDRMVYGDAGHVKEHFSLEAYEKSNNEEADEIKEIDEGLLSELDTVGDFSVKEVVGKSLNTELTPAEITISSIESLHNDSFPLETNLDLPVLEAKSTQDIVLAFKQLEEGADVADVILPSMLESEVVKGESNSDIPVVEAQSVEDILAVLKQVSQSDLAELPKPLESNDHSAEVEKVEVVSTEQIESSSDVHSGIQEDIAESNDHSAEVEKVEVVSTEQIESSSDVHSGIQEDIATAAGELKLVPKETSENSSPKISDDKKEYIVKEDQVPTPFQMQGPVVLNEDKNAKGT, encoded by the exons ATGGGTGTTGATGCGATGAGAATTGGAGTTCAAATGAGGAAAGTTATGTCCTTTTCTATGAGAACATGTTATGGATTAGTTTGTAACCATCCATTTCTTGTGGGTTTCATGtgttttttgatatttttgtatAGATCATCTCCTTTTGTGTTTTCTCTTTTGGTTTCTGCATCTCCTGTTCTGGTTTGCGCTGCTGTTTTGCTTGGTACTCTTTTGAGTTTTGGACAACCAAACATACCCGAAATTGAAAAGGAAGAGAAAGTTACTACTACTCGTGAGATTGCTTCTTTGAAAACTGGGGTTGTAGAGGATGATACTGTTGTCACTGGAGATGAGCATGTGAGTTTTGAAACCTTGGAGAGATATGTGGGAAAGGGTAGTGACATAGTGGAGAATGATCTTGATGATTCGATTTTGGTGGATGGTAAAGGAATTGAGGTTCAGGAAGATGGTGGTTTAGTCAATCGTATGCTGTTTATTAATGTGAATTCTAGGGAGATGCAGTTTGAGAAGCAAGCTGTTGAGGAAGTAGCGAGAGAATCTAATGATTTGTTGGCGTTTGAGAAGAATGGGGAAGTTCATGAGGAGAAGCCTCAGATTGAAGGAAAGTTGATTGATGGAGAGGTTCTTGATAATCTAGATTCCAATAATGGCCTTAATGGGATAGAGAATCCTGTGGTGGAAGATGGTAAAATTCCTGAAGAATTAATCAGTACTCTCAAGAAAGATCAGCTGGTTTCTACTCCAGATTCATCTTTAATTGATACTCTCAAGGAAGATCAGCCGGATTCTGCTCCAAGGTCATCTTTGATTGATGCTCACAAGGAAGATCAGCCGGATTCTGCTCCAGGTTCATCTTTGATTGATGCTCTCAAGGAAGATCACCTGGGTTCTGCTCCAGGTTCTTCTTCCATTGATGCTCTCAAGGAAGATCACCTGGGTTCTGCTCCAGGTTCTTCTTCCATTGATGCTCTCAAGGAAGATCACCTGGGTTCTGCCCCAGGTTCATCTTTAATTGATGCTCTCAAGGAAGATCATTTTGCCTTTGCTCCAGGCTCGTTTTTAATTGATGCCCTCAAGGAAGACGAGTTGGGTTCTGCCCCGGCTTTGTCTTGGAGAAGGTTAGAGGAAGATTATGGTGAGGGCAATGGAGCTGATGGTGACGAATCTTTGGATTCTGGTTCTGATGGGGCAGAGAGTTCCTCACCAGATGCTTCAATGGCCGACATTATGCCGATGCTTGATGAGCTTCACCCACTTCTACAATTGGAAGCTCCTCGACCTGCTTGTGGATCTCATGATGGATCAGATACTGGTTCGGAGAGGCTACATAAGAGTGATGATGAGAGTCTGGACTCTGAGGAGGATACGGATAACCAAGGTGAAAGTGTTGACTCTGAGGAGGATACAGACAACCAAGGAGAAGGTGaagatgataatgatgatgacgaAGAGGAAGGAGTAACAACAAAGGGAGAAAAAGAGGATGAAAGTAAATCTGTAATTAAGTGGACAGAGGTTGACCAGAAGAATCTCATGGATTTGGGGACTTCAGAGCTTGAAAGGAACCAACGTTTGGAGAATCTCATTGCAAGGAGAAGAGCTCGTAAAATCATGAGATTGATGGCAGAGAAGAATCTAATAGACCTAGAAAGTTCCGATCTTCCTTTTAGTATTCCACCAATTGCAACAACAAGGCGGAACCCTTTTGAACTTCCTGATGATACCTATGATGATATGGCCATTCCTGGATCTGCACCTTCTGTTTTGTTGCCAAGTCGGAACCCTTTTGATCTTCCCTATGACTCAAATGAAGAAAAACCTGATCTCAAGGGAGACAGTTTCCAGCAAGAGTTCTCAGCGTTGCAACAAAAGGAACCGGTATACCGGCGAAATGAAACCTTCAGCATAGGACCATCTGTTTTGGGGGGCTCCAGGCATGAGAGACAAGACTTTAAATGGAGACCTTATTTCCTGCCAGAACGGTTTTTGTCTGAAGAAGGAACAGGCTACCCATCATTCCAGAGGCAACTAAGTGAAGTTAGCGAGTCAAAGTTGAGTTCTCTTCCTGATAGTGAATCTGTGAATTCAGCTGTTGATGAGGATGATAGAAAGTCTAATGAGCAAGTACCAGAACAGTTTTCTTCAGAAGGAATGAGCTATGCTACATTACAGCGGCAAATAAGTGTAATCAGTGAGTCAAAAGCAAGTTCTGTTCCTGATACTGAATCAGTTAGTTCAGCTGTCGATGAGGACGACAAGAAGCTCAATGAACCAGATGATTCTCGAGAGACAGAAGGGATCTCCAACATAGATCATGGTGCTAACCATGTTGAATGTGGAAGTAAATCCTCTGGAGAAGATTCTTTGGATATTGAACCGGCTGGGAACAGAGATGTTCATCGTGATGAGGTTGTAATTACTTTAGGGAACGTGGAGAATCTCCAAGAAAATGAACCAAGCTTTTCGGAactcaaagaaaatgaaagtcaTCTGgaagcagaagcagaagcagaaCCTGGTGAAGAGAACAGCAGTAGATCAAGTTACTCGTCATTGTCAGAAGTAGATGAATATATATCTGATGCGAGAAAAGAAGAAGGCTTGACTACTTTGGAGAAAAACGCAAATGTTATTGAAGAATCTGGTGTTTCAACACATACTCTGCCTGAGTCATCAGAGTTTCAGTTTATGAGCGAGGTGGTGGAGCGTAGGGAGCCTGTTTATGATTCAAGCCCTCCAGGAATGGAGAGATTCCTGTCATTTACATCTATTTCATCTGACACACAGCTAGAGATATCTGAAATGACTTCACTTCCTGTATTGCTTGAGTGTGTGGAAAAAGAATCTGAAGCGCACAGTGAGGATACAGACAAGAATTCTGCAGGTTTTGAAGAGATCTGTGCATCGCCTTCTCAAGTCAATGCTGTAGATGAAAATGAATCAGTGGTGAGGGAAGTTGCTTTCACAGAAGCTAGTGAGCTTGATGTCAAAGAGGTTAGGTCATCTGGTGGTGTTCCAAATTTTGGTGATGATAAGGAATCTGTTGTGAGTTCGTTCTCTTCAGACACTGGACCGTCAGAGGATTATACAGTCTACCGGGGAGAACGCTATTTCCCTGACAAAAAGCAAGTGGTCTCATCCAGTCATGATTCTGATATCCTTGTAGGGGTTCGCCAAAATCCTTATGAGTTAGATTCCGCGGCTCCATCTGCTGATTCAAGATTATCTGCAATAGAAGGGCAAGTGCCTTCAATGGTGTTTGGGCATGTTTTGGTGCAGCCAAGTGCATCTGCTTCTGAGACCGAAACTGTGGAGGAACGGGCAAAAGATAAGGTAGACCTTGTTCAGCGTGATCAGGATGATGTTAACTTGTCAAGGTCATCAGACAAACTGTTGTTAGAGGAAGGCATGGCAGACAAGGATAGAGATTTGCAGCATGATGCAGATGAAGCCCACTTATCAAAGTTAGATGCAGATATTAATGATGATGACTACCAAGATGTTGTTCAGGAGCAGGATCCTCCAGTTGTGACAGATCCAGTCCCAATGATCCATCTCAGTTTGTCTTCTTCAGAGGCCGATCATGTACTGGAGCTTTCATCAGATACCAAAGAAACTCACCAACTTGAAGAAGCCCAATCATCTTTATTGGAAAAGAATGATTCTGGACTCCACCAAGATATGGATGCAAATGGGGTATCAGCCAATTTTAGTAATGAAGATGTGCCTTCTGGAGAAAAGTCTTCATCTGAGTTGAAGAAGCAATTGTCTTGGTCAGACAAATCACCATCTTATGATTTGATCCAG CAAGCACCTACCATCCTGATGGAGTCTATAAAGGAAGTAAACGTTGCCAACAATGAGAATGCATCTGATGATCATAATCACGAGGACAAAACTTTGAAAAGTTCCTCACACTTGACTTCCGGATCCCCTTCAACCCCATTCGAGAGTCCAGAATTGAGGTCACCTCGTGGAGAGGAAGTAAACATGGTCAATGGAAATGCGTTCAAAATTCATGATGATAAGCCCAAAACTGAGAAAAAATCTGCATCTTTGACTTCGGACTCTTgttcaacaactccatttgaGAGTCCTGAAGATCAATCTCCTGGTGGAGAGGATATAGAAGAAGATATCCTTGACAGAATGGTATATGGGGATGCAGGACATGTCAAGGAACACTTTTCTTTAGAGGCATATGAGAAAAGCAACAATGAAGAAGCTgatgagataaaagaaattgatgaaGGATTGTTGTCAGAATTAGATACGGTCGGGGACTTTAGTGTCAAAGAAGTTGTTGGGAAGTCCCTCAATACTGAACTGACGCCAGCAGAGATTACCATCTCTAGTATTGAGTCATTGCATAATGATTCATTCCCACTAGAAACCAACCTGGATCTACCGGTTCTTGAAGCAAAATCAACTCAAGATATTGTCTTGGCATTTAAGCAACTTGAAGAAGGAGCAGATGTGGCGGATGTCATTTTACCCAGTATGCTCGAGAGTGAGGTAGTTAAGGGGGAAAGCAATTCAGACATACCAGTTGTTGAAGCACAATCTGTGGAAGACATTCTTGCTGTTCTGAAGCAAGTTTCACAAAGTGATCTGGCTGAGCTTCCAAAACCATTGGAATCAAATGATCACTCGGCTGAAGTAGAAAAAGTGGAAGTGGTTTCAACAGAGCAAATTGAATCATCCAGTGATGTACATTCTGGTATTCAGGAAGATATTGCAGAATCAAATGATCACTCGGCTGAAGTAGAAAAAGTGGA
- the LOC102626622 gene encoding ribose-phosphate pyrophosphokinase 5, chloroplastic isoform X2, with protein MGLDLGKIKIKRFADGEIYVQLQESVRGCHVFLVQPSCPPANENIMELLVMIDACRRASAKNITAVIPYFGYARADRKTQGRESIAAKLVANLITEAGANRVLACDLHSGQSMGYFDIPVDHVYGQPVILDYLASKAISSDDLVVVSPDVGGVARARAFAKKLSDAPLAIVDKRRQGHNVAEVMNLIGDVKGRVAVMVDDMIDTAGTISKGAALLHQEGAREVYACSTHAVFSPPAIERLSSGLFQEVIITNTIPVSEQNYFPQLTILSVANLLGETIWRVHDDCSDGYEPYSSLGID; from the exons ATGGGTTTGGATTTgggaaaaattaagataaagcGTTTTGCGGATGGAGAGATATATGTTCAGTTACAAGAAAGTGTTAGGGGGTGTCATGTGTTTCTTGTACAGCCTTCTTGTCCACCTGCGAATGAGAATATCATGGAGCTTCTCGTAATGATTGATGCCTGTCGAAGAGCTTCAGCCAAAAATATTACTGCTGTCATTCCGTATTTTGGGTATGCACGAGCTGACAGAAAG ACTCAAGGGCGTGAATCCATTGCGGCCAAACTTGTTGCAAATCTAATAACTGAGGCTGGTGCAAACCGTGTGCTTGCCTGTGATCTTCATTCTGGACAGTCTATGGGTTATTTTGACATTCCTGTGGATCATGTATACGGTCAG CCGGTGATACTTGACTACCTGGCCAGTAAGGCTATAAGTTCTGATGATTTAGTAGTGGTTTCACCGGATGTTGGAGGTGTTGCTAGAGCACGTGCGTTTGCCAAAAAATTATCAGATGCTCCTCTAGCAATTGTTGATAAAAGACGTCAGGGGCACAATGTTGCAGAG GTGATGAATTTAATTGGTGATGTGAAGGGAAGGGTGGCTGTTATGGTGGACGACATGATTGACACAGCTG GAACAATTTCCAAAGGTGCAGCTCTGCTACATCAAGAGGGGGCTAGGGAAGTCTATGCATGTAGTACACATGCTGTTTTTAG TCCCCCAGCAATCGAGAGGTTGTCAAGCGGTCTGTTTCAAGAGGTGATCATAACAAATACCATTCCCGTGTCAGAGCAGAATTATTTCCCACAGTTGACGATTCTGTCAGTTGCAAACCTTCTTGGGGAGACCATATGGCGGGTACATGATGATTGCTCG GATGGCTATGAACCGTACTCAAGCTTGGGAATCGACTGA